In Zingiber officinale cultivar Zhangliang chromosome 9B, Zo_v1.1, whole genome shotgun sequence, the genomic window gtattagctccaaaatgTCACTATAACGGCTAGCGCCCTtgttccttttgttagtggtcttcctCTTAACATACTCTATGCAGATATCAAAGTCTGACATATCATGGGAATAGAGAATTTCATGTGGCATTAACCTTTATATGCATTttttggatatatgtcctaaaccCCTGTGCTacaatatggaagaattcttgtcGGACAATTTGCTTttcgtacctatactatgcatatTACGTTTGTTAACCGTAGGAGTAAAGGTAtccaatttataaagcttatcaatcaaggaatcattGCCAACTAACactgaattaaaaaaatactaaaaattctatttctaaacgaacaagaataacctgatttgtcccaacaagaaattgaaattaaattccatcaaaaagatggtacaataaatgtattttctaaattcaaaaaaatattggttcctaaacaagcctaaaaacaccaattgacttgactttagccttcttttcatttcttgtatAGATATATCTTTTACCATCAAGTGGAAGTCAGCTCCTGAGACAACcttgcatagtgacacttatgtgagtagtaacaCCGGTATCTATCCATCAAGTGTCAGTAGGTACAATAGCTAGATTGACTTCCGAACTAATAAAGTTaagaagtttacctttctttatACGCCAATTGGCATAATTGAGGCAatctttcttcatatgacctttcttcttgcaaaagaaacaAGTGGATTCCTTATCCTGCTTCTTATGCTCCTTATGGCTATTGCCTTTAGAATCtgcagtttgttttccttttcctttgttattgatcctcttttgtTTCTTGCTCTCACTTTAAGAACTAGTTGTtaagtgagcactctcagatgtctcaatctttaATCTCCCTTCCTCTTGCACGCATTGAGCAATGAACTCATTTCAATGTctacttttccttttgagtattatacgatatcttaaaaggagtgaaccgtTAGGTAGAGACATCAAGATGAAATAcactaacataccctcagacatatcgaattttagtgctttcagacttgTCACTATATTGGgcatctccataatgtactctcttatgtttcctttaccattgtaccgcatggttaccaacttcgtaagaagtgtggtagtctcgaccttttTATTTGAGGTGAATCAGTTTGCTAATTGGTCTaggaaactcctagcatctcctcCCTCTGTTATTAAGCCCTTTATTGGTATCAGTATGGAAAGCTtcatgatactcagacacatgcgatttgatttctcccacaaCTGAAATTTAGCCCTATGCTCTATAGTCCTAGCACTGGTCAGAGGTGTAGGACGATCATTCCTTAATacatagtctaagtccatgcagCCTAAAACTACGGTCACGTATTCTTTCTATTCAGTAAAATTCGAACCAGTTAgtgttgggatgttattaatgctagcagttacagattgcactgaaattaaagacagaaatttatttaagctcacgatTTAACTAAAGCAAGAAtatataagtaatataaaattatgcaaataaaattttaaatgcatataaatgggctctttatgagatatcaagtacaacataatgtgccttcctttgggccaatacattatttgttagcgatactttctaatataactcaaactttaattgaccACATAATGTGTTTTCCTTTGGGGCGATCAattgtgcgcataatatgatactttatatgagttatattttggtcaatagctcacaacaaccttaatcaGCCACATAATATGCCTTTCTTTGGGtcgacatattttgtgcatgatctgaacaaaataatattttgttccatAGTTGTAAACAATTTTAtgcatatatctggcataaaagtaatcttcctttgggccgattacttttagcatagatatacatCTACAATCCAAAATGTactaaacctacctaaggtgTCTTCTTTTGAGTCACCACATTAGTTCAATTTAGTAGCACGTTGTGTGGATAGACTCAAGAAAATTCTAGAAACTTAATTCGAATAGAAATTACTTAATCAGTCTTAATAAATCCAAATTAgacatatcaatcgattgatatcatATGACAGTCGATTAGTTTTATCTAATCGATTATCACGATAGATTTGAAAATCTACTATATATGACTACATGACCATATATAGAAcccttttttaaaaactaaaatttcctttaaattttataattaaatagtattatcTAATATTATTTAATCCCTTAATTATTCatgcataaaaaaattaattattttttttctcttctttgctGTTTGAACGAAacagtttgtttatttatttatgttattttttttctacTGGAACAGTAATCTATTGTTTCAGAGAAATTTTAATCAAAACCTCTTTTTTTGTTATGAAACAATAACGTActgtttcagattttttttaaaaaattatatgaaaCACTGACATATTGTTTCACTATTAATTGCATAAAACAGTAGCGTACTGTTTCTTTAATGGATCTATGAGGTCTCAGGGTTTCAGTGTCACGCTAGAATATTTAGATTATCACTTAGATATTTACGATTTAAATcctaattataatatatttgtatgaatttttttctcaaaatgagGGGAGCGTAATTAAAAGGATGCTAGACTTCTGGACTGGCCACCACatgtgcttcccgatttatcctgattATTGGTGGAAAATTTCTATGGGACCGGGCCGGTCATCCCCATAGAGTCAATTAGACTAACtcaaattatctttttttaatagatctataaaaaatttaatcaattaaaccaTAAGTCTCAATCGATTAATAAACATAAACTTAGCCGATTTAAAATTGACGTAGTCATAAGTTTAAGGTCGTTAATAGATTGAATTTCAATCGTTTCTGTTCAAAATTTTAGACTTGGTAGTTGATTGCTCGACCAAAACAATCAATTGAACCTTCacaattttacctaaaattagATTAAATTGTGATAGTTTTTATCGTTCTTCGTATTCTTCGCAAAAAcacgaaaaacttaaaaaaattagtcaatcctagttttcttttatataattttcaacgatcaaaaaaattatattaactaGGAAATACTTGATCTAGCATACAAACAATAAATCGacgaaaaatttaaactttattgccaatgaaaacgatgaaacagaaacttcactctaataccaattgatagttcttgtaaaaAACTTAACCGCATGAATTCTAaacaatcaaaataagaattcaaataggaaaaataagaacATGTGGGCATGGATCTTTGTTTGATCGAGAATATGATAtaagaaagtaaataaataaacaaatatgaCAAGAAACTTGATTGAAGAGTCATCATTGTCTTTAGCGTCGTTCAAAAATAATCTCTGTGGAAGAAGATGTAGCGGAAAGAAAAGGAATGTCTTCCAAGGGGCTAAGGGGTGACGCCGTCGAAAAGGTTTAGGTCAATGGGGAACCAAAAGCTCTGTCAAGATTGAAACCTAAATCCTTGGGGACCAACCATATATATAGTGGACATCTATTATCAAcccatagatgataatagatgtgggactataggttctacacatacaaggtctacatccaataaccaaaacccaataagcctaagttagatcactttaatgggTTCGGCTTGCAATCAAGCCCACcaattagagataataaccaaCAACCCTAGTGGTTGTGAGGCGATGTGAGATGGTTGGGAGGTGAAGGGAGAAGGAAGAATAGTGGAAGGGAAGAGCCTGGTGCAGTCGCAAAGTGAGTAGCAAAGGAGAATATGGTTTGTCGGAACAGGCCGGAAAGGGTGTTTCGGCACGGGAACGACTCATGCCAAAGTTCTAGTACATAACGTTCCAGCTTCTTAGTGTCTATCGTCTTGAGAGCGTCGCTGCTATTCGAAATGGAGGATGAAAGATGACATTGGAGGTGCTCTTCAGCGTGGCCTGATCGGGCTGTTCATGGGCACAAGGACGACAGTGGTGGGAAGCACTAAGCAGTGGCAGGCGACGATGATTTAGGGCAGGATGGAGTTTTTAAGCCAAACttagattttaattaataaatatagttCTATAATTCAAATAGATCTTTAAGGTCTTAccgatttattttataaaaaattaataaaattttattttgaattttaaaaaatctaataaactttatataatcataaaaaattattttcttatttattattattatttgtctaaataaatttaattagattaaattttaattaggtttggtCAAGTAAActcaataaaaaattatatatatctaCATCATGACCGTTCCGTGAAAATATTGGAACTGGAATAGTAGAGCCTGTGACGGTTACCACGACTATTCTAACGAACCATTTAGGCTTCGCTAAGTGTCTATGGCTTCACTAGGCGGTTGGGAACAACGGCTATGGCTTCGTTAGGCATCTGGGAAAAGAGTGAGGAGTTGGGAAAAATGGATTAGGGttgtaaaataacttttaaagataACGTTGTTGTCTTAGATTTAAAATAGTCACGTAGACGATAGTTTaataaaatcgttgtctattaccATGTAAACAATACTAATAGACAACGATTGATTAAAACCGTTATTGTAGACCAAAAAATATAAGCTCATAGACAATAGTTTTAAACAAttattgtctttgacatacataacacaataattttttaaaaatcattgtttttttaagaaaaaataaccaacaaCAACGATTTACAATAAAATCGTTGTTCAATGGAAAAGaataacaattttttaaaaacccATCATCTATTAAGTAtggttgaattttaaattttttatagtgaATTTAAATATGTGAGAACCAAGTACACGACAACAACTTTAATATTGGACTGAAACTTCCCTTCTAAAAGAATAGTTGCATTTTGTAAAGAAAATGCTAAAAAACTCAATCCATGTAGCATTTATACTTTTGCTCTGATTTTCGTACATACAACATTGTCTTCTTTCTAGCATTGAAAATATTGAGAAAAATACAATTATCTAACACTTCCACTGATTATGGATGTTGTGGTTTGGGAAGGCAAAACCCTGCATGATGAGAGCTTGGGCCATGGTCTTGTAAGCTTCTTGGGTTAGGTGGATGCCATCCCAACTAATGTACTTGGTTGGATCTGAGCATGTTGAAGTCCCGGGGAGACCGCACATCAATTTGATGTCGAAGTTGTAGGTTCCTCCAGCTCCGCAACAAGCCTCGTGCACAGAATCCTTGTCGAAACCTAAATACCATAAGAGAGTATTAAGGTTTGTTCACAATTTTGGAAGATCATTTATTCAATCTTGATTTAGTTATAGCAACAAAAGAAGATTGGTCATGAATATAATGACGCCGATATCGACCCTAATCTAGGTTTGCATGTGGATACTCTATAACTAACCCAGCCTCAATAACCCTAAAGTTAGGGTTTTCGGATTTCTCCTTCCTCTAATACCATATATATATAGCGCCCTTTGACACATACTTTCTTATCTACGGGACAACCTCTATTCCACTCCAATGTGTAGTTTTTAGCCGTATTCCTTATAAATCAAAGATACTAGCTAGTAATTCAGTTATTATGGACATAATATCTGAGAGACACTTAGAAGTTGAGtaactaattaaattacctaatttTGCAGCGTTGTTGAGGAGATACATGAAGGCTTGATAGTAATCGGCGTACATGAGAGCGACCTTAGGATACGATTGTCTCAGCTTCTCTGTCGCAGCTTGTAGCTGCTCGTTGTGGTACATAGCGAAAGAGTTGTAATCTTTCAGACAATTGTTGTCGTCGTAATCTGAGGGATTCGAGCTGTAGAACATAGTGAGGTAACTAGGCATGCACCCTATCGGAAAGTTGCCCGGAATAACTAGCTGCACCGCGCCGGCATCTATCACTTCCTAATGATATACGCGATCGACGTACGGTAATGGTTTTGCTTCCGAGCTCTCGGAAAATACatctaaaatagaaaaaaaaatttcataccTTGGCGGCGCTGACAATCCTGTCTACAACTTGGGGCACAAAGCTCTTGACACTGTCGATGGACGTTCCTTGGAAGAAAGCATTGTTGTAATCGTTGCCTCCTATTTCCCCCATCAAGATCAATGCATGCTCAAGTTTCCTCGAACACTCTGCAACGCGACTTATCAGTAATATACATACAGTCCAAAAGTTGGGAATAATAAGAGTATGAATATATATATCCTGAAGGTCAATTCCTAAATGTGCATAAGTTATGTTCGATTTTACTCGGTAGGCAAATTAAACCAGAGGAAAAGACTCGTCTACTTCTAGGATTAGTTGGGTGAACTCGCCTGTTGGCGAGGAGCATGTGGAGTTCAAATGAGTCTTGAACCATTGAAGCTGAACACTTAGAGGCTTGTTGGCCACCGGAGTGACGATGCTCCTCTGCAAGAAGAACGAAGAGTCGAGCGCCGTTGATCCCGCGACGGCAAAGTTGACTCCGCTCCTAAAGTCGGCGCCCTCGAGCAGGTAAGGATCGACGAGCGGAAGATTAAGATTCAGAGCTGATTGAAAAAAAGGTCATCGATCCACTCAATTGATCCACGTTGAGGTAAACTAAGCTAAAAGAACATAAACaacaagaaatgaaaaaggtACAAACCGAAGTAGTCGATCATGAGAAGTCCATCAGAGCACCGGCCGGTCGCATTATTCATCGTCTTGCCGTAGGGAAATCTTCCGATTGGAGCAAATATTCCGACAGCGCCTTGTCGGAGAAGGTTCCCTGTGTCGGCTATGGAGTCGCCGAAGCTGTATATGGAGTCGATGAAACAGTTCTTTGTTCCTCGGCCTGGCGCGGCAAAGAGAAATATCATCGACATAGAGCAGAAGAAGGAGGCGAGAGAAGCCATGATTACTAAAGGGAGAGGTaccggttatatatatatatatatatatatatatatatatatatatatatatatatatatatatatatatatatatatatatatatatattatgttgaTAGGGATTCAGGTGGCTTAGTTGAGACTTCAATGGATGGTTAGGAATGGCCGTTGGGCTAATTTAGGACATTAAAAAATGAATTAGGCTTTATGGAATTAATCATTGCTGAGCTCAACTGGGTAGCTCAGTTTTCTCCGACAACTCGCCTATTCGGTATAGTTTGATAGCAAGTCAAATCCATCTCGACAGATCAAttgcagttttttttttatttatctccgTCGATAATCTATttaaatagatattttttttagaagtctcgattttaagattatttttatttatctccGTCGATAATCTGTTTGATAGcaattcttataattttataaGAATATCCTGGATTATCATCAGTCAGAAccatttaaaaaacataaaagcGGTCCTTAGCTTCTCTCCCCTAATGATCAAAACAATATTTAACtgacactaatataaataaattattacagatttaaaataaattatttttttcctcttttatttttcttgcaACTATTAAAATATCACTAAAACTATTtattagttattaaataattaattaacatttATATGTTTCAATCTATTTGAGTTTAATTGGTTAAGTTGTTTATTCAGAGTTCAAGTTTCGACTACacacttatttttttaataaaatttcatccatatatatatatataaataaaaaaatcgaACCGGCCGACCCTCTATTGGCCAGTTACGGTTCTAGCTTGGGAACTATGACATGGCTCGTAGTTGGGTCTAGTACCTACACCGATTAATCCTCTTAGGGTGATCTGGTCCTCTTAGGTTCGTTGTGAGTTCATGATGATAGTAGAAAGACGAGTCGGGAATTGTAATATGTCCGAGTTAAAAATgatgatttctttttttttttagttgaaaattcaaaattaaatagttaaaattaaaaataacctaCAATTAGGCCACCAGGTTATAGCCCAGGTAAGCATATACCTGACTCCGTCCGGTGTCAAAGTGTTGGCATGACCTAGAAAAAGAGGTTGATTAACCTGCCGACTTTCTATGGGACGTCAATCCTCTGATGTCTTTGTATGCGTTGGTAATAGTACTGAATCGGAGTAGTCAACTCCCATAGCTTTAGTGTGATCACCCTGCACCCTATCTTATGCGATCTAGAGATAAATTATAAAAGACTTCGTCTAAGCATAGTCATCTTTTTTACTTGAGGTCAGATAATCCCTGATACATTTCACACCAATAGATCCCATAATTGATTACAAAAACATCATATGCAAGTATCAATTGTACCAACCCTTGGGGTAACTCCTAAAGCTTTAGTTCGATGGTAAGTGATGAGTTAGACTCCCTAGGCAGCATTTGTTCAAGTCACACTGATGGCATATTATGTCTAAAGAGTTTGAATTATTTATGATGTTGTGTAGTCTATGAGGATCCATCTGTACTTTTCGATTTACTCTTGATATCGATAGAACACCTTCAAGGTTAGTTAGATTGTACAAACCAGATATctagattaataaattaaaataaatgaaaataaaaaaatatatttatatataagaagGTAGAACTATTCTACAATATTCTACCCAAaacatctttttaaaaattcattcgaAGGTGTTTAATCATCTATACGAACAATAGCTAATTAACTCCATGCTATCCACGCATGCTTCAATTTAGAAGGtaataatttcctaaattattacaactCACACACATGCACAGGAACACACGTGTAGACATAATTGTAGAATAAGATTTCATAAAAAATTATACATGTCGTATGACGTGTAGAGGAAACGACATCTACTAGCAAACTTCACGAATGCCTTTATTCGTATCTACGCCGATATACCTTTAAAACAACTCTGTGAGTAACAAGTCATGTCTCCACTTCGATATTAGCCAAAGGAAGGAGACGACGCAATCTGAGAGAGCACCTTAAGGTTCAATTTGGTGCCCGCTGGCAAGGGCAACCTAACAACACCAAAAGGAAAGGGGATAACAACTTATGGTTGTTGTCCAGTGACTAGGAGGTTTTTGTTCGGTGGTCGGGAGATGAACTGGAGGTAGCTGAGGTGGTCGAACTTGGAAGGCCGATGGTTGGAAGGTTACCTATGACAAGGGGGGCGATAATAGTAGCTTTTAGGCGGCGATGGGTGATGTGTATCAGCAAGTTCATGGAAAcgttgtcaagtaataaaaggATATTGATCCAATTAAGCAATACTTAGTTTCACACGGTGAATTATTTAGATAATCGCAAGGTTGGTTGATTGCAAGCTTGAGAACTaaggttgagagagagagaggaagagagtgttggtgcaatttttactgggtcaaggttgacaagttgactaagcttgagtcggctcaagcttgagtctggatgtttgagttttgatatttgacaatatatgaagattgtaggtgcaattgttcGTTTGGGGAgattagtcaaggttgaccagtttaatgtGAAAAAGAGTTaggtaggttaaggttgatcggatact contains:
- the LOC122024532 gene encoding GDSL esterase/lipase At5g03980-like produces the protein MSMIFLFAAPGRGTKNCFIDSIYSFGDSIADTGNLLRQGAVGIFAPIGRFPYGKTMNNATGRCSDGLLMIDYFALNLNLPLVDPYLLEGADFRSGVNFAVAGSTALDSSFFLQRSIVTPVANKPLSVQLQWFKTHLNSTCSSPTECSRKLEHALILMGEIGGNDYNNAFFQGTSIDSVKSFVPQVVDRIVSAAKEVIDAGAVQLVIPGNFPIGCMPSYLTMFYSSNPSDYDDNNCLKDYNSFAMYHNEQLQAATEKLRQSYPKVALMYADYYQAFMYLLNNAAKLGFDKDSVHEACCGAGGTYNFDIKLMCGLPGTSTCSDPTKYISWDGIHLTQEAYKTMAQALIMQGFAFPNHNIHNQWKC